ATCGGCATTCTTTACGGTTTGAAAGATTTGCTCGTATTGTGCTTTTTGTTGTGTTGCCTTGGCGTATTCCGTATCAACTTTTGTTTTGGCTTTAGCCTGAATAGCCGCATCGCCCAACTTTAATCTAACGATACGGGTTGCTTCTAGTTGTTCATTATAAGATTCGCCTAAAAAGTTATATCCGTGAATATCGTCAACATAACCATTCTTGTCATTATCTACGCCGTCTCCGGCCTTTTCACCTTTATTGGTCCAAAGTACATTCTTTAAATCTTCATGTTTAAGATCCATACCTGAATCTAGTACGGCAACGATAACGGTTTCTCCTTTTTTATTTTTTATGATCTCAGCATAGGCCTTATCTACGCTCATTCCTGGAATGGTATCCGTAACAAGATCTAGATGACCCCAGTTTTGCTTTTCGGCATCTGAGAGGTCGGATATTTTTAATGGAGTAGTATCAATACTTTCGATTGGTGTAGATACCAATGCCGTAGAACCACAGCCCATAAGAATAAGGCCAGCGGATAAACCTATTAAAGGTCTTGAAAAAAATGAAGTCATATAGTTAAATAGAATTTAGTGTTTGATTTTAGACTATAAATTATGGTGAGCAAAAGGTTCAAATATGATTAAATTTTGCACTGAACCAACTCAATAGTTTAACATAAATGCCTGCAAAGGTAAGATTTGGCACAATTTTTTAACCGAATCGTAATGTTTTTATGATTTTTTTATCGGAATAAGTAAGCCCTTACATAGTCTACAGCTCAAAGTCATCTTTTGTTTTAAGCTTTAAAGCATCATATAAACCTTGAATGTAAACCTTTTGATTAATGAGGATTATACCGAATCGTTTTTGTGTCAATACCCGCTTAAAATAGTGATACACACCTATTTTCGTATACGATAATATGTTCTAATTTTATGAATTAAAAAGTTGGTCAAAAGTAAAAAGGTCATTCAGTCTGGCCCCTTTTTCGGTTTCTTTTAGCGTGCATATCTCATTATGCGCATCATGCTCAAAAAACAGGTAATATTCTTCTGAAATAGCTTTGTTTAGAAATAATTCTTTCTCCGCCAATGTCAGAAGAGGACGCGTATCATAACCCATTACATAGGGCAAAGGAATATGCCCAACTGTGGGTAATAAATCTGCCATAAATACAAGTTGCTTTCCTTTATACGAAATATGAGGGAGCATTTGTTTGTCCGTATGCCCATCAACAAAATGAATTCCAAAACCTAATTCCGAATCAATTTGGAAGCAATCTGATGTTCGTTCAATAAACTTCAATTGTCCGCTTTCTTGCATCGGCAGTAAATTTTCCTTTAAAAAGGAGGCCTTCTCTCTAGCGTTGGGCTCCGTAGCCCATTTCCAATGGTCTTTATTTGTCCAAAACGTAGCGTTCTTAAATGCGGGTTCGTAACCTGTTCGATCTTTATTCCATTGAATGCATCCACCACAGTGGTCAAAATGTAGGTGTGTTAGAAATACATCGGTAATATCATCA
This genomic interval from Zobellia roscoffensis contains the following:
- a CDS encoding MBL fold metallo-hydrolase, with the translated sequence MQLYPLETGNFKLDGGAMFGVVPKAIWQRTNPADANNQIDIAARSLLIEDGNRLILIDTGMGNKQSDKFFGYYNMWGNHSIDGSLKKIGFTRDDITDVFLTHLHFDHCGGCIQWNKDRTGYEPAFKNATFWTNKDHWKWATEPNAREKASFLKENLLPMQESGQLKFIERTSDCFQIDSELGFGIHFVDGHTDKQMLPHISYKGKQLVFMADLLPTVGHIPLPYVMGYDTRPLLTLAEKELFLNKAISEEYYLFFEHDAHNEICTLKETEKGARLNDLFTFDQLFNS